Proteins co-encoded in one Clostridiales bacterium genomic window:
- a CDS encoding ribose-phosphate pyrophosphokinase, whose product MVTHNNNIKLFAGNACPVLAKEIANRLNIEQGKMEVGRFSDGEINVHIMESVRGCDVFVVQSTCSPVNDNLMELLIIIDALRRASAGRITAVMPYFGYARQDRKTRARDPITAKLVADLITSAGADRVLTMDLHAPQLQGFFDIPVDHLFGTPVLCREIAKTDLYKQDFVVVSPDMGSVSRARAMAQRMHTPLVIVDKRRPEPNSVEVMNIIGEVKGKACLLVDDMIDTAGTICQAAQALMDAGATEVHACCTHAVLSGQAVERLEKSPLKTITMLDTIEHKSKLTSDKFKTVSVAPIFTEAIQSIYMDLPLSRLYE is encoded by the coding sequence ACAGGGCAAGATGGAAGTGGGCAGGTTTTCGGATGGCGAAATAAATGTCCATATCATGGAAAGCGTGAGGGGTTGCGATGTTTTTGTGGTGCAGTCCACTTGTTCGCCCGTCAACGATAACTTAATGGAGTTGCTTATTATAATTGACGCTTTGCGAAGGGCCAGCGCGGGCAGAATTACGGCCGTTATGCCGTATTTCGGCTACGCGCGCCAAGACCGCAAGACCCGAGCACGAGACCCCATAACCGCAAAGCTGGTCGCCGACCTTATAACTTCGGCGGGAGCGGACAGGGTGCTTACTATGGACTTGCACGCGCCGCAGCTTCAGGGCTTTTTTGATATCCCTGTTGACCATTTGTTTGGAACGCCCGTTTTGTGCAGAGAGATAGCCAAAACAGACTTATATAAACAAGACTTCGTGGTGGTTTCGCCCGATATGGGAAGCGTGTCTCGGGCAAGAGCTATGGCGCAAAGGATGCACACGCCTTTGGTTATTGTGGACAAGCGCAGGCCCGAGCCAAACTCCGTGGAAGTAATGAATATTATCGGCGAAGTAAAAGGCAAGGCGTGCTTGCTTGTGGATGACATGATTGACACGGCGGGAACGATTTGCCAAGCCGCGCAGGCGCTTATGGACGCGGGCGCTACCGAGGTTCACGCCTGCTGCACGCACGCCGTATTAAGCGGACAAGCCGTGGAGAGGTTGGAAAAATCGCCGCTTAAGACCATAACAATGCTTGACACAATAGAGCACAAAAGCAAACTCACCAGCGACAAGTTTAAGACGGTGAGCGTTGCGCCTATATTCACCGAAGCCATACAAAGCATATATATGGACTTGCCTTTGAGCAGGCTTTACGAATAA
- a CDS encoding aminoacyl-tRNA hydrolase — protein MKIIVGLGNPGKKYLRAFHNVGFMALEAAAQKLNLKIKKLRCKSLIAESNLNGNKFVLACPQTYMNLSGEAVVLLLQKFKSTLDELLVVYDDADISLGSLRLRPWGGAGSHNGMKNIIHCLGSEQFKRLRIGIGPPSEHIPLHEYVLQDIPLDLRQAMFEAIMRASDSIIDWIGGAPFDAVMQNYNKTI, from the coding sequence ATGAAAATCATAGTAGGTCTTGGCAACCCGGGCAAAAAATATCTTCGCGCCTTCCATAACGTCGGATTTATGGCGCTGGAAGCCGCGGCCCAAAAATTAAACTTAAAAATCAAAAAGCTAAGATGCAAAAGTTTGATAGCCGAGTCCAATCTAAACGGGAACAAGTTTGTGCTTGCCTGTCCCCAGACATATATGAATTTAAGCGGCGAGGCTGTGGTTTTACTGTTGCAAAAATTTAAAAGCACCCTTGACGAGCTTTTGGTGGTCTATGACGACGCCGATATTAGCTTAGGGTCGTTAAGGCTAAGGCCTTGGGGCGGAGCGGGCAGTCACAACGGCATGAAAAATATAATCCATTGCCTTGGCAGCGAACAGTTTAAGCGCCTGCGGATTGGCATAGGCCCGCCGTCCGAGCATATACCCTTGCATGAGTATGTACTTCAAGATATTCCGCTAGATTTAAGGCAGGCTATGTTTGAGGCGATAATGCGCGCAAGCGACAGCATAATTGACTGGATAGGCGGCGCGCCTTTTGACGCCGTTATGCAAAATTACAACAAAACAA